From Streptomyces asiaticus, one genomic window encodes:
- a CDS encoding epoxide hydrolase family protein, which translates to MPETSPRPEPFTPRADPAALEDLRARLRATRWPDAPEDAGWALGTDLDYLRELVAYWADGFDWAAQEAALARLPRFRVRLGGLGIHFAHVKAAAPAGPALPLVLSHGWPDSFWRYTKVIPHLTDPGAHGADPADAFDVVVPDVPGFGYSDRPTGPPLDSIAVAGLWAELMDVLGYERFGAAGGDIGSHVSRYLALDHPDRVVAVHRMDGGLPRFSGDPADLTPEERAWFESVAAWSAAEGAYAAMHSTKPQTAAFGLTDSPAGLAAWIVEKLRAWSDCDGDIERSYTKDEILTNVTLYWLTGTIGSSMRMYRANAAIPLAQHARRVEVPSGFSLFRGDIVRPPRAWLERTTNFVRVTEPERGGHFAPFEEPELYAEELRAFFRPYRAAATG; encoded by the coding sequence ATGCCGGAAACCTCGCCCCGACCCGAGCCGTTCACCCCGCGGGCCGACCCCGCCGCCCTCGAGGACCTCCGCGCGCGGCTGCGCGCGACGCGCTGGCCGGACGCGCCCGAGGACGCCGGGTGGGCGCTCGGGACCGACCTCGACTACCTCCGTGAGCTCGTCGCCTACTGGGCGGACGGGTTCGACTGGGCGGCGCAGGAGGCGGCGCTCGCCCGGTTGCCCCGGTTCCGGGTCCGGCTCGGCGGCCTCGGGATCCACTTCGCACACGTCAAGGCCGCCGCCCCGGCCGGGCCCGCCCTGCCGCTGGTGCTCAGCCACGGCTGGCCGGACTCGTTCTGGCGCTATACGAAGGTCATCCCGCACCTCACCGACCCCGGTGCGCACGGCGCCGACCCCGCCGACGCGTTCGACGTGGTCGTGCCCGACGTGCCGGGCTTCGGGTACTCCGACCGGCCCACCGGCCCGCCGCTCGACTCCATCGCCGTCGCCGGGCTGTGGGCCGAGCTGATGGACGTCCTCGGCTATGAGCGGTTCGGCGCGGCGGGCGGGGACATCGGCAGCCATGTGAGCCGCTACCTCGCGCTCGACCACCCCGACCGGGTGGTGGCCGTGCACCGCATGGACGGGGGCCTCCCCCGCTTCAGCGGCGACCCGGCGGACCTCACGCCCGAGGAGCGCGCCTGGTTCGAGAGCGTCGCGGCCTGGAGCGCGGCCGAGGGCGCCTACGCCGCCATGCACAGTACGAAGCCCCAGACCGCCGCCTTCGGGCTCACCGACTCACCGGCCGGGCTCGCCGCGTGGATCGTCGAGAAGCTGCGGGCGTGGAGCGACTGCGACGGTGACATCGAGCGGAGCTACACCAAGGACGAGATCCTCACCAACGTCACGCTCTACTGGCTCACGGGCACGATCGGCTCCTCGATGCGCATGTACCGCGCCAACGCCGCCATCCCGCTCGCGCAGCACGCCCGCCGGGTCGAGGTGCCCTCCGGCTTCTCGCTCTTCCGCGGCGACATCGTCCGCCCGCCGCGGGCGTGGCTGGAGCGCACCACGAACTTCGTGCGGGTGACCGAGCCCGAGCGCGGCGGACACTTCGCGCCGTTCGAGGAGCCCGAGCTCTACGCGGAGGAGCTGCGCGCCTTCTTCCGCCCCTACCGGGCGGCGGCGACGGGCTGA
- a CDS encoding DUF2165 domain-containing protein, translating to MSERTGRIRSPRTYSAVSGLLTGTIALYIALVAFGNITDFDTNQQFVRHVLAMDTTFKDDDLMWRAIKSTALQDTAYVAIIVWESVAALVLIAATAMWGAGLRGGSVRRARQASTVGLVMLMLLFGAGFIAIGGEWFAMWQSKTWNGLEAATRVFLISGIVLLLIHLLAAERTEPDATD from the coding sequence GTGAGCGAGCGAACCGGCAGAATACGTTCCCCTCGCACCTACTCCGCCGTCTCGGGGCTGCTCACCGGGACGATCGCGCTGTACATCGCGCTTGTCGCCTTCGGTAACATCACCGACTTCGACACCAATCAGCAATTCGTCCGCCATGTCCTGGCGATGGACACCACGTTCAAGGACGACGACCTGATGTGGCGGGCCATCAAGTCCACCGCGCTCCAGGACACCGCCTACGTAGCCATCATCGTCTGGGAGAGCGTCGCCGCCCTCGTCCTCATCGCCGCGACGGCCATGTGGGGCGCGGGACTGCGCGGAGGCAGCGTCCGCCGCGCCCGCCAGGCCAGCACCGTGGGGCTGGTGATGCTCATGCTGCTGTTCGGCGCCGGGTTCATCGCCATCGGTGGCGAGTGGTTCGCCATGTGGCAGTCCAAGACGTGGAACGGCCTGGAAGCCGCCACGCGCGTCTTCCTGATCTCCGGGATCGTGCTGCTGCTCATTCACCTGCTCGCGGCCGAGCGGACCGAGCCCGACGCCACGGACTGA
- a CDS encoding ABC transporter substrate-binding protein: MPVLRSARRTAAFLLAPALLLTACGGSGHDGADSGKRAGSGYPRTIDNCGHKVTLKSAPKRALSLNQGSTEILLSLGLADRVAATATWTDPVMKGLEKANATVERLADNAPSFEKSLDAEPDFVTASFVSTLGKGGVATREQFEKLGVPTYVSPSDCAAGRDTDSGGDGSRGKPLTLDVVYGEIRDLAHAFGVDERGERLVARLKERVHKATEGLDASGVSLMYWFANSQSPYLAGCCGAPGAITRAVGAENAFSDTHDEWPQINWETVADRDPDVIVLGDLTRRQQTAETAGAKMRFLETNAATRNLTAVKRKRYILLSGQAMNPSIRTVEGVEQVAAGLRDFGLAK, from the coding sequence CTGCCCGTGCTCCGCTCCGCCCGCCGTACCGCGGCGTTCCTGCTCGCCCCCGCCCTGCTGCTCACCGCGTGCGGTGGCTCGGGCCATGACGGCGCGGACTCCGGGAAGCGCGCCGGTTCGGGCTATCCGCGCACGATCGACAACTGTGGCCACAAGGTCACGTTGAAATCCGCCCCGAAGCGGGCCCTGTCGCTCAACCAGGGCAGCACGGAGATCCTGCTCTCGCTCGGCCTCGCCGACCGCGTGGCGGCCACCGCCACCTGGACCGACCCGGTGATGAAGGGCCTGGAGAAGGCCAACGCCACGGTGGAGCGCCTGGCGGACAACGCGCCGTCCTTCGAGAAGTCCCTGGACGCCGAACCCGACTTCGTCACCGCCTCGTTCGTCTCCACCCTCGGCAAGGGCGGCGTGGCCACCCGCGAGCAGTTCGAGAAGCTGGGCGTGCCCACATATGTCTCGCCCTCCGACTGCGCGGCGGGCAGGGACACCGACAGCGGTGGTGACGGCTCCCGCGGCAAGCCCCTCACCCTTGATGTCGTCTACGGCGAGATACGCGATCTGGCCCACGCGTTCGGTGTCGACGAGCGCGGAGAGAGGCTCGTCGCGCGGCTGAAGGAGCGCGTGCACAAGGCCACGGAGGGACTGGACGCCTCCGGTGTCTCCCTCATGTACTGGTTCGCCAACTCCCAGTCGCCCTACCTCGCCGGCTGCTGTGGCGCGCCGGGTGCCATCACCCGGGCCGTCGGGGCGGAGAACGCCTTCTCCGACACCCACGACGAGTGGCCGCAGATCAACTGGGAGACCGTGGCCGACCGCGACCCGGACGTCATCGTCCTCGGCGATCTCACACGCAGGCAGCAGACCGCGGAGACCGCCGGGGCCAAGATGCGTTTCCTCGAGACCAACGCCGCCACCCGCAACCTCACCGCGGTGAAGAGGAAGCGGTACATCCTGTTGAGCGGGCAGGCCATGAACCCGTCCATCCGTACGGTCGAAGGGGTGGAACAGGTCGCCGCCGGGCTGCGCGACTTCGGGCTCGCCAAGTGA
- a CDS encoding bifunctional salicylyl-CoA 5-hydroxylase/oxidoreductase — MKIAIIGGGPGGLYFAALMKQLDPAHDITVWERNAPDDTFGFGVVFSDETLGGIENADTTIARGMARRFARWTDIDIHYRGESHTVGGQGFAAMSRKELLHLLQERCHELGVTLHFSTPAPDTGRLRASYDLVVGADGVNSLVRAAHAEVFRPSLDRRHSTYMWLGTDRVFEAFQFFVKQTEWGVVQVHGYPYSATGSTFIVEMHEDVWRRAGFDATEGADLAPGASDEHAVARVRELFAEELDGHQVFASNSKWLNFTTVRNERWHHGNLVLIGDAAHTAHFSIGSGTKLAMEDALALAACLHEHPDTEDALTAYETERRPVVESTQRAAQASLEWFENIGMYVHQEPTQFCFNLLTRSRRITYDNLRTRDPEFADRVDVAFAAAQGLDGVAPAMFQPYRLGELELRNRVIVSPMDMYSAVDGVPGDFHLVHLGSKAMGGAGLVMTEMVCVSPEGRITPGCTGLWNDEQRDSWRRIVSFVHERSTARIGLQLGHSGRKGSTRLMWEGMDDPLPRDNWEVVGPSPLPYGPGSAVPRELTRADMDRIAEDFVAAARRGAEAGFDLLELHCAHGYLLSSFLSPIANRRTDAYGGPLENRLRFPLEVFDAVRDVWPAERPVIVRISATDWVPDGNTEHDAVEIARAFIAHGADAIDVSSGQVTKDERPAFGRSYQTPFADRIRHEVAAATGAAVIAVGAIASYDDVNSLLLAGRADLCAVGRTHLYDPHWTLHAAAEQEYRGPGATWPVQFGAGGRKPPAARTDAVRPRLSLLRPDPADQAVHLRWTPTRAPAPVP, encoded by the coding sequence TTGAAGATCGCGATCATCGGCGGCGGTCCCGGCGGGCTGTACTTCGCGGCCCTGATGAAACAGCTGGACCCCGCCCACGACATCACCGTCTGGGAACGCAACGCCCCCGACGACACCTTCGGCTTCGGCGTCGTCTTCTCCGACGAGACCCTCGGTGGCATCGAGAACGCGGACACCACCATCGCCCGGGGCATGGCCCGGCGCTTCGCCCGCTGGACCGACATCGACATCCACTACCGGGGCGAGAGCCACACCGTCGGCGGCCAGGGCTTCGCCGCCATGAGCCGCAAGGAGCTGCTCCACCTGCTCCAGGAGCGCTGCCACGAACTCGGCGTCACCCTGCACTTCTCCACCCCCGCCCCGGACACCGGGCGGCTGCGCGCGTCGTACGACCTGGTGGTGGGGGCCGATGGCGTCAACTCCTTGGTACGGGCCGCCCACGCGGAGGTCTTCCGCCCCTCCCTGGACCGTCGGCACAGCACGTACATGTGGCTCGGCACGGACCGGGTCTTCGAGGCGTTCCAGTTCTTCGTCAAACAGACGGAATGGGGCGTCGTGCAGGTGCACGGCTACCCCTACTCCGCCACCGGCTCCACCTTCATCGTCGAGATGCACGAGGACGTCTGGCGGCGGGCCGGCTTCGACGCCACCGAGGGAGCCGACCTCGCCCCGGGCGCCTCCGACGAGCACGCGGTGGCGCGCGTCCGCGAGCTCTTCGCCGAGGAACTCGACGGCCACCAGGTGTTCGCCAGCAACTCCAAATGGCTGAACTTCACGACCGTACGCAACGAGCGCTGGCACCACGGCAACCTCGTGCTCATCGGCGACGCCGCCCACACCGCGCACTTCTCCATCGGCTCGGGCACCAAGCTGGCGATGGAGGACGCGCTCGCCCTCGCCGCCTGTCTGCACGAACACCCCGACACCGAGGACGCGTTGACCGCGTACGAGACCGAGCGGCGCCCGGTCGTGGAGTCCACCCAGCGGGCGGCGCAGGCCTCACTGGAGTGGTTCGAGAACATTGGGATGTACGTCCACCAGGAGCCGACCCAGTTCTGCTTCAATCTGCTGACCCGCTCGCGCCGCATCACCTACGACAACCTGCGCACCCGGGACCCGGAGTTCGCCGACCGGGTCGATGTGGCCTTCGCCGCCGCGCAGGGCCTCGACGGTGTGGCACCGGCGATGTTCCAGCCGTACCGGCTGGGCGAGCTGGAGCTGAGGAACCGGGTGATCGTGTCGCCGATGGACATGTACTCCGCCGTCGACGGCGTGCCCGGCGACTTCCACCTCGTCCACCTCGGCTCCAAGGCCATGGGCGGCGCAGGACTGGTGATGACCGAGATGGTGTGCGTCTCGCCCGAGGGCCGCATCACCCCCGGCTGCACCGGTCTGTGGAACGACGAGCAGCGCGATTCCTGGCGGCGGATCGTCTCCTTCGTCCATGAACGGAGCACCGCCCGTATCGGCCTCCAGCTCGGCCACTCGGGCCGCAAGGGCTCCACCCGGCTGATGTGGGAGGGCATGGACGACCCGCTGCCGCGGGACAACTGGGAGGTCGTCGGACCGTCCCCGCTGCCGTACGGCCCCGGCTCCGCCGTGCCGCGCGAGCTCACCCGCGCCGATATGGACCGGATCGCCGAGGACTTCGTGGCCGCCGCCCGCCGGGGTGCCGAGGCCGGGTTCGATCTCCTCGAACTGCACTGTGCGCACGGCTACTTGCTCTCCTCCTTTCTCTCCCCGATCGCCAACCGCCGCACCGACGCGTACGGCGGCCCGCTGGAGAACCGGCTGCGTTTCCCGCTGGAGGTCTTCGACGCCGTGCGGGACGTCTGGCCCGCGGAACGGCCGGTGATCGTGCGCATCTCCGCCACCGACTGGGTGCCGGACGGCAACACCGAACACGACGCCGTGGAGATCGCCCGCGCGTTCATCGCCCACGGCGCGGACGCCATCGATGTCTCCTCCGGCCAGGTCACCAAGGACGAACGGCCCGCCTTCGGCCGCTCCTACCAGACCCCGTTCGCCGACCGCATCCGCCACGAGGTGGCCGCCGCCACCGGCGCCGCGGTCATCGCGGTGGGCGCGATCGCCTCGTACGACGACGTCAACTCCCTCCTGCTGGCGGGCCGCGCCGATCTGTGCGCCGTGGGCCGCACCCATCTGTACGACCCGCACTGGACCCTGCACGCGGCGGCCGAGCAGGAGTACCGGGGCCCGGGCGCCACATGGCCGGTGCAGTTCGGCGCGGGCGGCCGCAAGCCCCCGGCCGCCCGCACCGACGCCGTACGGCCCCGACTGTCACTGCTCCGGCCCGACCCCGCCGACCAGGCCGTTCATCTGCGCTGGACGCCGACGCGTGCTCCGGCTCCCGTGCCCTGA
- a CDS encoding FecCD family ABC transporter permease, producing the protein MSTRLLPLLAGGLAALLASVAFAVTIGPADISTADVWAAVTAHLGLGESTLPPLRDGIVWNLRMPRTLLAAVCGAGLALCGAVMQSLLRNPLADPFVLGVSSGASTGAVAVVVLGVGGGAVSLSAGAFTGALLSFGLVLVLSHSLGGSTDRVVLSGVAAMQLFSALTSFIVLTSADADTTRAVLFWLLGSLTGAGWGDVLLCTAVLAAVLVVCLGHARTLDAFAFGEEAAAALGVRVARTRLVLLCATALLTATLVSSAGAIGFVGLVLPHATRALTGSGHARLLPVTALAGAIFLVWVDTAARTVIDPQEVPVGVVTSLIGVPAFVAVLYRGRRTT; encoded by the coding sequence CTGAGCACTCGCCTCCTGCCGCTGCTCGCGGGAGGGCTGGCCGCGCTGCTCGCGTCGGTCGCCTTCGCCGTGACCATCGGCCCGGCCGACATCTCCACGGCCGACGTATGGGCGGCGGTCACCGCCCATCTCGGCCTGGGGGAGAGCACCTTGCCGCCGCTCCGGGACGGCATCGTGTGGAACCTGCGCATGCCGCGCACGCTGCTGGCCGCGGTGTGCGGGGCGGGTCTTGCCCTCTGCGGGGCCGTGATGCAGTCCCTGCTGCGCAATCCGCTGGCCGATCCCTTCGTGCTCGGGGTGTCCTCGGGCGCCTCCACGGGCGCCGTCGCCGTGGTCGTGCTCGGCGTGGGTGGCGGGGCCGTGTCCCTGTCGGCGGGCGCGTTCACCGGTGCGCTGCTGTCGTTCGGCCTGGTCCTGGTGCTCAGCCACAGCCTTGGTGGCAGCACCGACCGCGTGGTGCTGTCCGGAGTGGCCGCCATGCAGCTGTTCTCCGCGCTGACCTCGTTCATCGTCCTCACCTCGGCGGACGCCGACACCACCCGGGCCGTGCTGTTCTGGCTCCTCGGCTCGCTCACCGGCGCCGGATGGGGCGATGTGCTGCTGTGCACCGCCGTCCTGGCCGCCGTGCTCGTGGTGTGTCTCGGCCACGCACGCACCCTGGACGCGTTCGCCTTCGGGGAGGAGGCCGCTGCGGCGCTCGGTGTCCGGGTGGCCCGCACCCGTCTCGTCCTGCTGTGCGCGACCGCGCTGCTCACCGCGACCCTGGTCAGCTCCGCCGGCGCCATCGGCTTCGTCGGCCTGGTCCTCCCGCACGCCACCCGCGCCCTCACCGGCTCCGGCCACGCCCGTCTGCTGCCGGTGACCGCACTGGCCGGGGCCATCTTCCTGGTGTGGGTGGACACCGCCGCCCGTACCGTCATCGACCCCCAGGAGGTCCCGGTGGGCGTGGTGACGTCCCTCATCGGCGTACCGGCCTTCGTCGCCGTGCTCTACCGCGGCCGGAGGACGACATGA
- a CDS encoding carboxymuconolactone decarboxylase family protein has translation MDARLNYSASPTAGKVLKPVMAAGKAVKDSPLPPATQELVALRVSQINGCAVCLDMHTKEAAAAGETAVRLHLVAAWREATVFTDAERAALELAEAGTRIADAAGGVSDEVWANAAKHYDEEQLTALVILVSFMNMANRLNAITQQPAGNYQVGQFH, from the coding sequence ATGGACGCGCGACTGAACTACTCCGCCAGCCCGACCGCGGGCAAGGTCCTCAAGCCCGTCATGGCGGCGGGCAAGGCGGTCAAGGACTCGCCGCTGCCGCCCGCCACCCAGGAGCTGGTGGCGCTGCGCGTGAGCCAGATCAACGGCTGCGCCGTCTGCCTCGACATGCACACCAAGGAAGCCGCCGCGGCCGGTGAGACCGCGGTGCGGCTGCACCTGGTGGCGGCATGGCGGGAGGCCACGGTCTTCACCGACGCCGAGCGCGCCGCGCTGGAGCTGGCGGAGGCGGGGACCCGGATCGCGGACGCGGCCGGTGGCGTCAGTGACGAGGTATGGGCGAACGCCGCCAAGCACTACGACGAGGAGCAGCTCACCGCCCTGGTGATCCTGGTCTCGTTCATGAACATGGCGAATCGGCTGAACGCCATCACCCAGCAGCCGGCGGGCAACTACCAGGTCGGGCAGTTCCACTGA
- a CDS encoding CGNR zinc finger domain-containing protein, which translates to MRRWADCQWVFYNNSGPGRAQWCSPQLCGNRAKTQAYRRRRST; encoded by the coding sequence GTGAGACGGTGGGCGGACTGCCAGTGGGTCTTCTACAACAACTCCGGCCCGGGCCGGGCCCAATGGTGCTCACCCCAGCTGTGCGGCAACCGCGCGAAGACGCAGGCGTATCGCCGCCGCCGATCGACCTGA
- a CDS encoding RNA polymerase sigma-70 factor yields MSEVEEFEELRPLLFSIAYRILGSVSEAEDAVQETWLRFDGSATRPTSTKAYLSATVTRVSIDVLRSARVRREEYVGPWFPEPLLSDPYQDPARAVELADSVSMAALLLLERLSPLERAVFVLREVFAFGFDEIATAVERSEAACRQLLVRARRHMRDGRPRFAADRRERQELATRFFDALKDGDVGGLRKLLAADVRLVGDGGGKAPQLARAVTGAENVARLLGGVFPWLLRIDVSLEPREVNGQPGAILRDRDGKVLHTLVLDVLDGQIQTIRTVVNPDKLGHLGPVGDAWAVDREVKQARRRPN; encoded by the coding sequence GTGAGCGAGGTCGAGGAGTTCGAGGAGCTGCGGCCACTGCTGTTCTCGATCGCCTACCGGATCCTGGGCAGTGTGAGCGAGGCCGAGGACGCGGTGCAGGAAACGTGGCTGCGCTTCGACGGCTCGGCCACCCGGCCCACGTCGACCAAGGCGTATCTGTCGGCCACGGTGACACGCGTCTCGATCGATGTGCTGCGCTCCGCGCGGGTGCGACGGGAGGAGTACGTGGGCCCGTGGTTCCCCGAGCCGCTGCTCAGCGATCCGTATCAGGATCCGGCCCGGGCGGTGGAGCTGGCCGACTCGGTCTCGATGGCGGCGCTGCTGCTCCTGGAGCGGCTCAGCCCGCTGGAGCGGGCGGTGTTCGTGCTGCGGGAGGTGTTCGCCTTCGGGTTCGACGAGATCGCCACGGCGGTGGAGCGGTCGGAGGCCGCATGCCGGCAGCTGCTGGTACGGGCGCGGCGCCACATGCGGGACGGACGGCCGCGGTTCGCGGCGGACCGGCGGGAGCGGCAGGAGCTGGCCACGCGGTTCTTCGACGCGCTGAAGGACGGCGATGTGGGCGGGCTGCGGAAGCTGCTGGCCGCCGATGTGCGGCTGGTCGGGGACGGCGGCGGCAAGGCCCCGCAGCTGGCCAGGGCCGTCACGGGCGCGGAGAACGTGGCGCGGCTGCTGGGCGGTGTCTTCCCCTGGCTGCTGCGGATCGATGTGTCGTTGGAGCCGCGCGAGGTCAACGGCCAGCCCGGCGCGATCCTCCGCGACCGGGACGGCAAGGTGCTCCACACCCTGGTCCTCGATGTGCTCGACGGGCAGATCCAGACCATTCGCACGGTGGTCAACCCCGACAAGCTCGGCCACCTCGGGCCGGTCGGGGACGCCTGGGCCGTGGACCGCGAGGTGAAGCAGGCACGTCGGCGGCCGAACTGA
- a CDS encoding ABC transporter ATP-binding protein, producing the protein MTDSTAETPGLGSLATGEAVSGLRADRVSRRTGGRLIVDGISLTLRPGETVGLLGPNGSGKSTLLRLLAGILAPSAGVVTLDGRALPQVGRRATARRIATVEQHAHTQTELTVREVVALGRIPHRRAWAPADAADTRAVDAALERGGLTGRAGQSWHTLSGGERQRTQIARALAQEPRELLLDEPTNHLDIQHQLDLLDLVVSLPIATVIALHDLNLAAMYCDRLLVLREGRVVAEGTPGEVLTPSLIKRVYGVQADVTHDPGHPVIRFLRRTPEP; encoded by the coding sequence ATGACCGACTCCACCGCGGAAACGCCCGGCCTGGGGTCCCTCGCCACCGGGGAAGCGGTGTCCGGGCTCCGCGCGGACCGCGTCAGCCGCCGCACCGGCGGCCGGCTGATCGTCGACGGCATCTCCCTCACCCTGCGGCCCGGCGAGACGGTGGGTCTGCTCGGCCCCAACGGCTCGGGGAAGTCCACCCTGTTGCGGCTGCTCGCCGGGATCCTCGCCCCCTCCGCCGGAGTGGTCACCCTGGACGGCCGTGCCCTGCCACAGGTCGGCCGCCGCGCCACGGCCCGCCGCATCGCCACCGTAGAACAGCACGCCCACACCCAGACCGAGCTGACCGTCCGCGAGGTGGTGGCCCTCGGCCGTATCCCGCACCGGCGCGCCTGGGCGCCGGCCGACGCGGCGGACACCCGGGCCGTCGACGCGGCCCTGGAGCGCGGCGGACTGACCGGCCGGGCCGGTCAGTCGTGGCACACCCTCTCCGGTGGCGAACGCCAGCGCACCCAGATCGCCCGGGCCCTCGCCCAGGAACCGCGCGAGCTCCTGCTGGACGAGCCGACCAATCACCTCGACATCCAGCACCAGCTCGATCTGCTCGACCTCGTCGTCAGCCTGCCGATCGCGACCGTGATCGCCCTCCACGACCTCAACCTCGCCGCGATGTACTGCGACCGGCTGCTCGTCCTCCGCGAGGGACGCGTCGTGGCCGAAGGCACGCCCGGCGAGGTGCTGACCCCGTCCTTGATCAAGCGGGTCTACGGCGTCCAGGCCGATGTCACCCACGACCCGGGCCACCCGGTCATCCGCTTCCTGCGCCGGACACCGGAGCCGTGA
- a CDS encoding AMP-binding protein, translating into MTLPLSPSAHLDTFTRDQLPPAHLWPVIEFTTPELRYPDRLNAATELIDTPTALFGPDRPALRTPSGEVWTYGELRVRAHQVAQVLTEDLGLVPGQRVLLRSPNNPWTVAAWLGILKAGGVVVATMAALRTRELVPVAERTLPSIALVDHRFADDVRTVRDTALPGLTVVEYGGSGPADLVARAAAKSGEFTGVDTAADDVALLGPTSGSTGAPKITMHFHRDILSIDNTFGRHTLGLVPDDLVACTAPLAFTFGLGMLVVFPLRAGACALLTESATPPHLAELVERHGVTALATAPTAYRAILREGAERRLDGLRIGVSAGEHIPRATWQELRTRIGLRIVDGIGATELLHIFISAAGDDIRPGATGKAVPGYRATVLGPDGAELGPGEPGRLGVIGPVGCRYLGGERQRDYVLEGWNITGDIFHRDEDGYFHYHARGDSMIVSSGYNIGGPEVEAAIDTHPDVAESAVVARPDPERGSIVCAFVVLRDGVPGGAAKAKEIQDHVKQVLAPYKYPREVRFQDALPRNTSGKLQRFKLLRTVVEDEPAAEAVAES; encoded by the coding sequence GTGACTCTTCCCCTCTCCCCCTCGGCGCACCTCGACACCTTCACCCGCGACCAGCTGCCCCCCGCACACCTGTGGCCGGTCATCGAGTTCACCACGCCGGAACTGCGCTACCCGGACCGGCTCAACGCGGCCACCGAGCTCATCGACACCCCCACCGCGCTGTTCGGCCCCGACCGCCCCGCCCTGCGCACCCCGTCCGGCGAGGTGTGGACGTACGGCGAACTGCGCGTCCGCGCCCATCAGGTGGCCCAGGTGCTCACCGAGGACCTGGGCCTGGTGCCGGGGCAGCGGGTCCTGCTGCGCTCGCCCAACAACCCCTGGACGGTGGCCGCCTGGCTCGGCATCCTCAAGGCGGGTGGTGTGGTGGTGGCCACGATGGCCGCCCTGCGCACCCGGGAGCTCGTCCCCGTGGCCGAGCGCACCCTGCCGTCGATCGCCCTGGTGGACCACCGGTTCGCCGATGACGTCCGCACGGTCCGGGACACCGCGTTGCCCGGTCTCACGGTGGTGGAGTACGGCGGCAGCGGCCCGGCGGACCTGGTGGCCAGGGCCGCGGCCAAGTCCGGTGAGTTCACCGGCGTGGACACCGCCGCCGACGATGTGGCGCTGCTCGGCCCCACCTCCGGATCCACCGGCGCGCCCAAGATCACCATGCATTTCCACCGGGACATCCTGTCCATCGACAACACCTTCGGCCGCCACACCCTGGGCCTGGTCCCCGACGACCTGGTGGCCTGCACCGCGCCCCTGGCCTTCACCTTCGGCCTCGGCATGCTGGTCGTCTTCCCGCTGCGCGCCGGAGCCTGTGCCCTGCTGACCGAGTCCGCCACTCCCCCGCACCTCGCGGAGCTGGTGGAGCGGCACGGCGTCACCGCCCTGGCCACCGCGCCCACCGCCTACCGGGCGATCCTGCGCGAGGGCGCCGAGCGGCGGCTGGACGGGCTGCGCATCGGCGTGTCCGCGGGCGAGCACATACCCCGCGCCACCTGGCAGGAGCTGCGGACACGCATAGGTCTGAGGATCGTCGACGGCATCGGCGCCACCGAGCTGCTGCATATCTTCATCTCCGCGGCCGGAGACGACATCCGGCCCGGCGCCACGGGCAAGGCGGTCCCCGGCTACCGCGCCACCGTACTCGGCCCCGACGGCGCGGAACTCGGCCCCGGGGAGCCGGGCAGACTCGGTGTCATCGGCCCGGTCGGCTGCCGCTATCTGGGCGGCGAACGCCAGCGGGACTACGTCCTGGAGGGCTGGAACATCACCGGTGACATCTTCCACCGGGACGAGGACGGCTACTTCCACTACCACGCCCGCGGCGACAGCATGATCGTCTCCTCCGGGTACAACATCGGCGGCCCCGAGGTCGAGGCCGCCATCGACACCCACCCGGACGTCGCCGAATCCGCCGTCGTGGCCCGCCCCGACCCCGAGCGCGGCTCGATCGTGTGCGCCTTCGTGGTGCTGCGGGACGGCGTGCCCGGCGGCGCGGCCAAGGCGAAGGAGATCCAGGACCACGTCAAACAGGTCCTGGCGCCCTACAAGTACCCGCGCGAGGTGCGGTTCCAGGACGCCCTGCCGCGCAACACCAGCGGCAAACTACAGCGCTTCAAGCTGCTGCGCACGGTCGTCGAGGACGAGCCGGCCGCCGAGGCCGTCGCCGAGAGTTGA